From a region of the Tachypleus tridentatus isolate NWPU-2018 chromosome 1, ASM421037v1, whole genome shotgun sequence genome:
- the LOC143253711 gene encoding uncharacterized protein LOC143253711, whose amino-acid sequence MNLLEFASNFLVCFLFFISAVCQESKRTESLVAVINAGGIRGNVDFIPGNSSAKGTIIRVSLRGGSYSEQFRWKIHELPAILATKDPCKEEKLGQVYADLTVEHGLLTSGEDATIVANLKLSGPESILGRTIVLRGIETARSVCAVIQPTSRVRTFRSKLHTLVAGEVVFRQSEQDIGLFSHLYFTDGTRKDTLHRWALLTGKQTDTMNEYFQNEVSQCASLHGAVPLIQGSNMLAVGKEPISAYSSTYHVIQNLPPLEKLIGGLYFVIYSSSSPADILACAPLLAVEPKEAVAMFKNEVTGQVTFRQESPFDPTLVTVDLDNLQQKAYSYGIDEYPLIYRWNSSEHCPNIRGAIYNPFKAEPYAVPEPGKGSADLYATGDLSGKYGTLHNKNQVFQQVRDQSLSLFGIHSVVGRALVIYSPNGQPLTCANIELSGKRIMTAYSTFDIPVQGQVIFKQDATDPTADTSVYIEISYPTGTPNIQENTYNHPWHVHINPVSTGSRYSTTQCAVAGPHYNPYNVSTEGIYFCHCSGNIPSRCELGDSSGKLGYLDIPVFKVLENGQTELAKYYFTDPNLPLSGPTSVSGRSVVVNKPDFGNDRMVCSNIIQHGVTQK is encoded by the exons TATGCCAAGAGTCTAAGAGAACTGAGAGTTTGGTTGCAGTCATAAATGCTGGTGGAATACGTGGAAATGTAGATTTTATTCCTGGAAATTCTTCTGCAAAAGGTACAATAATCCGTGTGAGCCTACGTGGTGGAAGTTACAGTGAGCAGTTCCGCTGGAAAATTCATGAACTACCAGCCATTCTTGCAACCAAGGATCCGTGTAAAGAAGAAAAGCTAGGACAAGT CTATGCTGATCTGACTGTGGAACACGGATTATTAACATCTGGCGAAGATGCCACGATAGTGGCTAATCTCAAACTCAGTGGCCCTGAATCCATTCTTGGGCGTACTATTGTCCTAAGAGGGATAGAGACTGCTAGGTCTGTTTGCGCAGTGATTCAACCCACATCACGGGTACGGACCTTTCGTTCTAAGCTCCACACACTAGTGGCTGGAGAGGTTGTATTTAGACAAAGTGAACAAGATATTGGGCTATTTTCTCACCTTTATTTCACTGATGGCACAAGAAAAGACACTCTTCATCGCTGGGCACTACTGACTGGTAAACAAACTGACactatgaatgaatattttcagAATGAAGTAAGTCAGTGTGCCAGTCTCCATGGTGCAGTGCCACTTATTCAGGGTTCCAATATGTTAGCAGTAGGAAAAGAGCCAATTAGTGCATATAGCAGTACCTATCATGTCATTCAGAACCTCCCCCCACTAGAGAAATTGATTGGTGGACTTTATTTTGTCATTTACTCCAGCAGCAGTCCTGCTGATATTCTTGCCTGTGCTCCACTATTGGCTGTTGAACCAAAAGAAGCTGTGGCCATGTTCAAAAATGAAGTTACTGGACAGGTGACATTCCGTCAAGAATCACCCTTTGACCCAACTTTAGTTACAGTAGACTTGGATAATCTGCAACAAAAAGCATACAGTTATGGAATTGATGAATATCCCTTAATCTATAGGTGGAACAGTTCTGAACACTGTCCCAATATCAGGGGTGCTATATACAATCCCTTCAAAGCAGAGCCTTATGCTGTGCCTGAGCCTGGGAAAGGAAGTGCTGATCTTTATGCTACAGGTGATTTAAGTGGCAAGTATGGCACCTTGCACAACAAAAACCAAGTCTTCCAACAAGTTCGAGACCAGTCTCTTTCTCTTTTTGGAATCCACAGTGTGGTGGGGCGTGCACTGGTCATCTACAGCCCTAATGGTCAGCCCTTGACATGTGCAAACATTGAACTCAGTGGAAAGCGAATAATGACTGCTTACTCAACTTTTGACATTCCTGTCCAAGGTCAGGTTATCTTTAAACAAGATGCTACAGATCCAACAGCAGATACATCAGTCTATATAGAGATTTCCTACCCAACAGGGACACCAAACATTCAAGAAAATACGTACAACCATCCTTGGCATGTTCATATTAACCCTGTTTCTACAGGAAGTAGGTATAGTACCACACAGTGTGCAGTTGCTGGTCCTCATTATAACCCCTACAATGTCAGCACTGAGGGAATCTATTTTTGCCACTGTTCTGGTAACATACCTTCCAGGTGTGAGCTGGGAGACAGTTCTGGAAAACTGGGTTATCTAGATATCCCTGTATTTAAGGTTCTAGAGAATGGTCAAACAGAACTAGCAAAATACTATTTTACTGACCCTAACCTTCCTTTATCTGGACCAACATCAGTCAGTGGAAGGTCTGTTGTGGTTAACAAACCAGATTTTGGAAATGATCGTATGGTGTGTTCTAATATTATTCAACATGGAGTTACTCAAAAGTGA